One window of the Halobacillus litoralis genome contains the following:
- a CDS encoding endolytic transglycosylase MltG, with product MKHLIRSYSIGLLTAAIVVGITYWNSEEPSVEVKEKSLGTEKMISQLEEDGYHVVSNEEWEAQQQTTARSSDKEKEKSTHVTFSIDIVSGTNSTEISQKLQQANIIDDANAFETFMKENDYSRFIQIGQATLNSGMTHQEIAEAITSK from the coding sequence ATGAAGCATTTGATCCGTTCTTATTCTATAGGATTATTAACAGCTGCCATTGTTGTCGGAATCACCTATTGGAATTCAGAAGAGCCTTCTGTCGAGGTGAAGGAAAAATCCCTTGGGACAGAGAAAATGATTTCTCAATTAGAAGAGGACGGGTACCACGTTGTAAGCAATGAAGAATGGGAAGCTCAGCAACAAACTACAGCTAGATCGAGCGATAAGGAAAAAGAAAAGAGCACCCATGTCACTTTTTCTATCGATATTGTAAGTGGGACAAACTCAACAGAAATCAGTCAAAAGCTGCAACAGGCTAATATTATCGATGATGCCAATGCTTTTGAAACCTTCATGAAAGAAAATGATTACAGTCGATTTATCCAAATAGGACAAGCAACTCTGAATTCAGGAATGACTCATCAAGAAATTGCTGAAGCTATTACGTCTAAATAG
- the rpmG gene encoding 50S ribosomal protein L33, protein MRVNITLACTETGDRNYISTKNKRKNPERLELMKYSPRVGKHTLHRETK, encoded by the coding sequence ATGCGCGTAAACATTACACTTGCTTGCACTGAAACTGGTGACCGCAATTATATTAGTACAAAAAACAAGCGTAAAAACCCTGAACGTTTGGAGCTTATGAAATATAGCCCACGCGTAGGGAAACACACGCTTCACCGTGAAACTAAGTAA
- a CDS encoding 5-formyltetrahydrofolate cyclo-ligase, with amino-acid sequence MDKTEWRFVGKNILQKITLKDKQKMEAVMYAHLFDSPLWKEADVVGVTLSQSHEWATEDIIEEGWKANKIIAAPKCIPENKQMQFYQLDDYDQLEKVYFGLKEPDPERSEKVNKDDIDLLLVPGLLFDERGYRIGYGGGYYDRFIEGYLGKTVMIASEKQKQSGLPVEEFDQRVEYVLTENGIRGTYTF; translated from the coding sequence ATGGACAAAACGGAATGGAGATTCGTCGGTAAAAACATCCTGCAGAAAATAACGCTTAAAGATAAACAAAAGATGGAAGCTGTCATGTATGCCCACTTATTCGACAGTCCCCTTTGGAAGGAAGCTGACGTTGTAGGGGTGACGCTGTCCCAATCACATGAATGGGCGACAGAAGATATCATTGAAGAAGGATGGAAGGCCAATAAGATCATCGCAGCTCCTAAGTGTATTCCTGAAAATAAACAAATGCAGTTCTACCAGCTCGATGATTATGATCAATTGGAAAAGGTGTATTTTGGTCTGAAAGAACCTGATCCGGAGCGTTCTGAGAAAGTGAATAAAGATGATATAGACCTCCTCCTTGTACCTGGGTTATTGTTTGATGAGCGAGGCTACAGGATCGGGTATGGTGGGGGTTATTATGATCGGTTTATTGAAGGATACCTTGGGAAAACAGTGATGATTGCTTCTGAGAAACAAAAACAGTCAGGTCTTCCTGTAGAAGAATTTGACCAAAGAGTAGAATATGTCCTGACTGAGAATGGGATACGTGGAACGTACACTTTTTAA